In Candidatus Vicinibacter proximus, the following are encoded in one genomic region:
- a CDS encoding dihydroorotase, with protein sequence MKNYKLFKNAILVNEGRSFESDLLVYGDRIKRIDRNISHPEAEVIDVNGKLLIPGCIDDQVHFREPGLTHKADIHTESSAALAGGVTSFMEMPNTIPNALTPEILEAKYEIAAQKSMANYSFYMGVSNDNLEHVLRVNYDQVCGIKVFMGSSTGGMLVDEPNTLEALFSRAPVLIATHCEDEATIRKNLEKALIKYGNKIPESEHPIIRNHEACMISSGLAISLAKKHDTRLHVLHLTTAQETEMFNHNIPLENKRITCEVCVHHLYFDDRDYARLGNLIKCNPAIKTEIDKQTLCKALKEGKIDVIATDHAPHTLEEKSRDYLEAPSGLPLVQHPLNIMLTLGKEHGWGIEFIVEKMAHNPAICFGIKNRGFLREEYFADLVILDPTSHLTVRKEDLLYKCGWSPIEGAILEGKILSTFVNGHLAFDGHKVLPISHGARLSFDRN encoded by the coding sequence ATGAAAAATTACAAACTCTTTAAAAATGCCATCCTGGTCAATGAGGGAAGATCATTTGAATCAGACTTACTTGTTTATGGGGATAGAATCAAACGCATCGACAGAAACATTAGCCACCCTGAAGCAGAGGTCATTGATGTGAACGGAAAATTGCTAATTCCAGGTTGTATTGATGATCAGGTTCACTTCCGGGAGCCGGGATTGACACATAAAGCCGATATTCACACAGAGAGTTCAGCTGCTTTAGCTGGAGGGGTCACAAGTTTTATGGAAATGCCCAACACCATTCCCAATGCCTTAACACCGGAAATACTGGAAGCCAAATATGAGATAGCCGCTCAAAAATCAATGGCAAACTATTCCTTTTACATGGGGGTTTCTAACGATAATCTAGAACATGTTTTGCGGGTAAATTATGATCAAGTCTGCGGAATAAAAGTATTCATGGGGTCCAGCACTGGAGGTATGCTGGTGGACGAGCCTAATACGCTTGAGGCATTGTTTTCCAGGGCCCCCGTACTCATTGCTACACATTGTGAAGATGAAGCAACGATTCGAAAGAATTTGGAAAAGGCTTTAATTAAGTATGGAAATAAAATACCTGAATCAGAACATCCAATTATACGCAACCACGAGGCATGCATGATTTCTTCCGGTTTGGCTATTTCCCTGGCTAAAAAACACGATACCCGTTTACATGTACTGCATCTGACTACTGCGCAAGAAACAGAAATGTTCAACCATAACATTCCGCTGGAAAATAAAAGAATTACCTGTGAAGTTTGTGTCCACCATCTTTATTTTGACGATAGAGATTATGCCCGATTGGGTAATTTAATTAAATGCAATCCTGCGATCAAAACAGAAATCGATAAACAGACACTTTGCAAGGCATTGAAAGAAGGAAAAATTGATGTAATTGCGACAGATCACGCGCCGCATACCCTGGAAGAGAAATCAAGAGACTATCTTGAAGCACCTTCCGGACTCCCACTTGTGCAACACCCATTGAATATAATGCTCACTTTGGGCAAAGAACATGGCTGGGGAATAGAGTTCATTGTAGAGAAAATGGCACATAACCCTGCAATATGCTTTGGTATTAAAAACCGGGGATTTCTAAGAGAAGAGTATTTTGCTGATCTGGTAATCTTAGACCCCACTTCACACTTAACCGTTAGAAAAGAGGATTTACTATATAAGTGTGGTTGGTCGCCAATAGAAGGCGCAATTCTTGAAGGGAAAATTTTAAGCACCTTTGTCAATGGGCATTTGGCCTTCGATGGCCATAAAGTTTTACCCATTTCCCATGGAGCCCGGTTGAGCTTTGATCGAAATTAA
- a CDS encoding 5-(carboxyamino)imidazole ribonucleotide synthase: MSYKPSEKKIGFLGAGQLGKMLAQEASKLDLELHFLDKSKDYPAGKVSRFVTEGDFKDFDDVIHFGKTVDVLSIEIEQVNVDALSQLEKDGIKVLPQPEIIKLIQDKGMQKQFLLSHGFPTAPFTLFESPDSIVSMVHTGMIKFPFVQKLRQGGYDGKGVEIIRSFEDMHKLMEGPCLVEQMANIDKEISIITVRSEQGEIKTYPAVEMLFHPTANLVEFLLCPAEISEQDLVLANRLALEITQQLEIVGLLAIELFVNKDGGVWINEMAPRPHNSGHHTLDNGATSQFENHLRAILNLPLGHTDTDQWSIMVNLLGSENFSGSAVYEGIEECLKIPGVHIHLYGKEETRPHRKMGHVTITDKDLASCREKANFVQQTLKVKA, translated from the coding sequence ATGTCATATAAACCTTCAGAAAAGAAAATCGGTTTCCTGGGTGCAGGCCAATTGGGAAAAATGTTAGCCCAGGAGGCTTCTAAACTGGATCTCGAACTTCATTTCCTAGACAAAAGTAAAGATTATCCTGCCGGTAAGGTAAGTCGATTTGTTACTGAGGGAGATTTTAAGGATTTCGATGATGTAATTCATTTTGGGAAAACAGTGGATGTCCTGTCTATTGAAATTGAACAGGTAAATGTGGATGCTTTGAGTCAACTGGAAAAGGATGGAATTAAGGTTTTACCACAGCCTGAAATCATTAAATTGATCCAGGATAAAGGAATGCAAAAACAATTTTTGCTGTCTCATGGATTTCCTACCGCCCCCTTTACTCTGTTTGAGTCGCCAGATTCTATCGTATCCATGGTCCATACCGGCATGATAAAATTTCCATTTGTCCAGAAGTTGAGGCAGGGTGGATATGATGGAAAAGGGGTTGAAATCATTCGTTCATTTGAGGACATGCACAAACTGATGGAAGGACCCTGTTTGGTTGAGCAAATGGCCAATATTGATAAGGAAATCAGCATCATCACGGTAAGAAGTGAACAAGGAGAAATCAAAACTTACCCGGCTGTAGAGATGTTGTTTCATCCTACTGCGAATCTTGTTGAATTTCTTTTATGTCCGGCTGAAATTTCAGAGCAAGATCTTGTTCTGGCGAACAGACTAGCCTTGGAAATCACCCAGCAGTTGGAGATAGTTGGATTGTTAGCCATTGAGTTGTTTGTAAACAAAGATGGGGGAGTGTGGATCAATGAGATGGCTCCGAGGCCTCATAACAGTGGACACCATACCTTAGACAATGGTGCAACGTCTCAGTTTGAAAATCACCTAAGGGCAATATTAAATTTACCGCTCGGTCATACAGACACAGATCAGTGGTCTATAATGGTTAACTTATTGGGCTCAGAAAATTTTTCTGGTTCTGCAGTATATGAAGGAATTGAAGAGTGTTTAAAAATACCTGGTGTACACATACACCTATATGGGAAGGAAGAAACCAGGCCACATCGTAAAATGGGACATGTTACGATTACAGACAAGGATTTGGCAAGCTGCAGGGAAAAAGCTAATTTCGTGCAACAAACCTTAAAAGTAAAAGCTTGA
- the purE gene encoding 5-(carboxyamino)imidazole ribonucleotide mutase, with the protein MGSDSDLAVMQEAATLLDSFDVYYETRIVSAHRTPQHMMDYASSARDRGIKIIIAGAGGAAHLPGMVASVTTLPVIGVPVKSSNSIDGWDSILSILQMPNGVPVATVALNAAKNAGILAVEILSLSDPSLAIRLQEFKLQMAQQVLAKDDKLKNN; encoded by the coding sequence ATGGGTTCTGACAGTGATCTTGCTGTGATGCAAGAAGCTGCCACCCTTTTAGACTCTTTTGATGTGTATTATGAAACGCGAATAGTTTCAGCGCACCGAACGCCTCAGCATATGATGGATTACGCAAGCTCTGCAAGAGACCGTGGGATAAAAATCATTATTGCAGGGGCCGGTGGAGCCGCTCATCTGCCTGGGATGGTCGCTTCTGTGACCACTTTGCCAGTCATTGGCGTTCCGGTAAAATCCTCCAACTCCATCGATGGGTGGGATTCCATATTATCCATTCTTCAAATGCCAAATGGGGTGCCAGTAGCAACGGTTGCTCTGAATGCAGCTAAAAATGCAGGGATCCTTGCAGTGGAAATATTATCACTTTCAGATCCTTCTCTGGCTATCCGTTTACAAGAATTCAAACTACAAATGGCTCAACAGGTTTTAGCCAAAGATGACAAATTAAAGAATAACTAA
- a CDS encoding BamA/TamA family outer membrane protein, with amino-acid sequence MEARKNKKVWFRKSLSKQAEPPAILDTFLVKATMNNMYNYMYNKGYFTVKVSPEITRKKNKTSTVKYQVSANKRTFIESLEFQAEDSAIYQLLVANQAGSLIKPGSPLDNALFQSEKARLTELMLNNGYAEFNPVYIQNLDADTTDAKAKVKLTIANPDQKTEHTRYTVGSVRILGDYNPLVKNIFSQTKLDSISFFNSNKISFIKDDVLLRNIELRPGQRYNKSNIDLTYLNLANLEYYKFINIETKLDTNSSDKLNHTIFLTPYKKWVTDYGTDLNYTTLRTTGRNLFGVSGYVNLKNRNLFHGAENFDTKIEVGAELNFVDTFGLNTINIGYSNTLTLPDFYDITGTYGISRFILRPFVQLRKELKSKTAFSLGFDYVNLAALFSYNSFNAKIAYDYYLNRRNRIILTTLEVSYYKPTVFPAFQSILATNQALEQSFIGKRLFTAFFLSSLKYYYQSKKSSFIDRAFIASLETSGLEASLVNSVGKLINGNSGGSGNNTLELAKFIKLDADHRWYYYVNPQNTIALRGAAGLAVPFGGSKSIPYIKQFFLGGPQSLRAWGIREPGPGGDPVSSTLGERGNYYSAGDIKLEVNAEWRFDIIWIFKGAMFLDAGNVWRLPQKGVENNLGNFSKIFYQQIAFGTGFGLRMDLSYFLFRVDLGFKLRNPYLNETNRYWIYSKKDPVNWTSLFKNSNIHLALNYPF; translated from the coding sequence TTGGAAGCCAGAAAAAATAAAAAGGTTTGGTTCAGAAAATCACTCAGCAAGCAAGCAGAACCTCCAGCCATCTTAGATACTTTTCTGGTAAAGGCAACCATGAACAACATGTACAATTACATGTACAATAAAGGATATTTTACCGTAAAGGTTTCGCCGGAAATTACCAGAAAAAAAAATAAGACCTCCACGGTGAAATATCAGGTAAGTGCCAATAAGAGAACATTTATTGAATCTCTGGAATTTCAGGCCGAAGATTCCGCAATTTATCAATTACTGGTAGCCAATCAGGCCGGCTCATTGATAAAACCTGGATCTCCTTTGGACAATGCACTTTTCCAAAGTGAAAAAGCACGGCTTACAGAGCTTATGCTGAACAATGGATATGCAGAATTTAATCCGGTATATATTCAAAATTTAGATGCAGATACCACCGATGCAAAAGCAAAAGTTAAACTCACCATAGCAAACCCTGATCAAAAAACAGAACACACAAGGTATACGGTAGGGAGTGTGCGCATCCTTGGAGATTATAATCCTTTGGTCAAAAATATTTTTAGCCAAACTAAATTGGATTCTATTTCTTTTTTCAATTCAAATAAAATAAGTTTTATTAAAGACGATGTCCTGCTCAGAAATATTGAACTGCGACCGGGTCAACGCTACAATAAATCGAATATAGATCTAACCTATCTTAACCTGGCTAATCTGGAATATTATAAATTCATCAATATAGAAACCAAATTAGATACCAATTCGTCCGACAAACTTAACCATACCATTTTCCTTACCCCTTATAAAAAATGGGTAACGGATTATGGAACAGATCTAAACTACACCACCCTCAGAACCACAGGAAGGAACCTATTTGGTGTGTCTGGTTACGTCAATTTGAAAAACAGAAACCTTTTTCATGGTGCCGAGAATTTTGACACTAAAATTGAAGTAGGCGCCGAACTTAATTTTGTAGACACTTTTGGTCTGAATACCATCAACATTGGTTACAGCAATACACTCACACTCCCTGACTTTTATGATATTACCGGAACTTATGGCATCAGTCGTTTTATACTGAGGCCATTTGTTCAACTCAGAAAAGAACTAAAATCAAAGACTGCCTTCTCCCTGGGTTTTGATTATGTTAATCTTGCTGCTTTGTTTAGCTACAATTCTTTCAATGCTAAAATCGCTTATGATTATTATTTAAATCGGAGGAACAGAATCATTTTAACTACTCTGGAAGTCAGTTATTATAAACCTACGGTTTTTCCGGCTTTCCAAAGTATATTGGCGACAAATCAAGCCCTGGAGCAAAGTTTTATTGGTAAAAGATTATTTACTGCTTTCTTCCTCAGCAGCTTGAAGTATTATTATCAAAGCAAAAAATCAAGTTTTATTGACCGTGCATTCATTGCCTCTCTGGAAACCAGTGGATTAGAAGCCAGTTTGGTTAACTCAGTAGGCAAACTCATTAATGGAAATTCTGGTGGAAGTGGAAATAATACTTTGGAATTGGCAAAATTTATTAAACTGGATGCAGACCATCGTTGGTACTATTATGTCAATCCTCAAAACACGATAGCTCTTAGAGGGGCTGCGGGACTTGCAGTTCCCTTTGGTGGGAGCAAATCGATCCCATATATAAAGCAATTTTTTCTAGGTGGTCCTCAAAGCCTCAGAGCTTGGGGTATAAGAGAGCCCGGACCAGGCGGAGACCCTGTCTCCAGCACTTTAGGAGAAAGAGGTAATTATTATTCTGCAGGAGATATAAAACTTGAAGTAAATGCCGAGTGGCGTTTTGACATCATTTGGATTTTTAAAGGAGCTATGTTCCTGGATGCTGGCAACGTATGGCGACTACCTCAGAAAGGGGTTGAAAATAACCTGGGAAATTTTTCCAAAATTTTTTATCAACAGATTGCTTTCGGAACAGGTTTCGGCCTGAGAATGGATCTTTCTTATTTCCTGTTTCGGGTTGATCTAGGCTTCAAATTACGTAACCCATACCTGAACGAAACCAACAGATATTGGATATACAGCAAGAAAGACCCAGTGAACTGGACCTCTCTGTTTAAAAACTCAAATATTCACCTCGCCCTCAATTACCCTTTTTAA
- a CDS encoding RNA methyltransferase: MISKNEIKWIKELHNKKYRHEEGLYLAEGSRLVLDLMQTKPEDVVMVTGTSLWASKHATKLKEFSEQFKEIGGSDLGRIASLKSTDEVLGVFRFPVFSEISFKDNPISLYLDEVRDPGNLGTIIRTADWFGVKEIFIAPGSVDPYNTKTIQASMSSIARVKVSEVDIEFLKEFISYGILVGTALEGKPFGQLKLDRPAIICLGNEAHGLSQPIVDQCQAMISIPSRSLGAESLNVAVSAGILLAYFCN; the protein is encoded by the coding sequence ATGATTTCAAAAAATGAAATAAAATGGATTAAAGAACTTCACAACAAAAAATACAGGCATGAGGAGGGCTTGTATCTTGCTGAGGGATCCAGATTGGTGCTTGATTTGATGCAGACGAAGCCGGAAGACGTTGTTATGGTTACAGGAACCAGCCTTTGGGCTTCGAAGCATGCTACAAAGCTAAAAGAATTTTCTGAACAATTCAAAGAAATAGGAGGCTCTGACCTTGGAAGAATAGCTAGTCTAAAATCTACCGATGAAGTGCTAGGGGTTTTTCGTTTTCCAGTTTTTAGTGAGATTAGTTTCAAAGACAACCCCATCAGTCTATATCTGGATGAGGTTCGAGATCCAGGTAATCTTGGAACCATTATCCGGACTGCGGATTGGTTTGGTGTCAAAGAAATATTTATTGCACCTGGATCGGTAGATCCATACAATACCAAAACTATTCAGGCTTCGATGTCCAGCATTGCCAGAGTGAAGGTCAGTGAAGTGGATATAGAGTTTTTAAAAGAGTTTATAAGTTATGGAATTTTGGTGGGAACTGCTTTGGAAGGCAAGCCATTTGGACAGCTAAAATTGGACCGCCCGGCAATCATCTGTTTAGGAAATGAAGCACATGGATTGTCTCAACCCATTGTGGATCAATGTCAGGCAATGATATCCATTCCTTCGCGAAGTCTGGGTGCTGAATCACTTAATGTTGCTGTAAGCGCAGGCATACTTTTGGCCTATTTTTGCAATTAA
- a CDS encoding zinc-binding dehydrogenase, giving the protein MKAAIIKDKNTPISIEQIADPGSSSGEVVLDVNYAGLNHRDVWISKGQYAGIQYPMVVGSDLTGTYLGKKVIVNPAFNWGSKSGYPSSQFEILGLPRYGSLAEKVKVPISSIHPLPDFLTPEEGAALPLAGLTAYRALVSRGQAVAGEKLLITGIGGGVALFVMQFALAIGMEVYVSSSDDHKIQRAISLGAKAGINYRNEDWEKEFIKNFGGIDLVVDGAAGDGFSKLVKICNPGARIVVYGGTGGVISQLIPQQIFWKQISILGSTMGSEEDFKNMMNLVLKHQIHPVIDQVFPFSEIQEAFRRMSDGKQFGKIIMEIAS; this is encoded by the coding sequence ATGAAAGCGGCAATAATAAAAGATAAAAATACCCCGATATCGATAGAACAAATTGCGGATCCGGGGTCTTCCTCAGGAGAAGTGGTGCTTGATGTGAATTATGCCGGTTTGAATCACCGGGATGTTTGGATTTCAAAAGGACAATATGCCGGTATTCAATATCCAATGGTTGTTGGATCTGATTTGACGGGAACCTACCTTGGTAAAAAAGTTATTGTGAACCCTGCTTTTAATTGGGGAAGTAAATCCGGTTATCCATCAAGCCAATTCGAAATTTTGGGTTTACCCAGATATGGTTCTTTAGCAGAAAAAGTTAAGGTGCCTATATCTTCCATTCATCCTTTGCCGGATTTTCTGACTCCAGAAGAAGGAGCAGCATTGCCTTTGGCAGGACTTACCGCCTACAGAGCATTGGTTTCCAGAGGGCAAGCAGTTGCAGGGGAAAAGTTATTAATTACCGGAATAGGAGGTGGCGTGGCTCTATTTGTCATGCAATTTGCATTGGCGATCGGCATGGAGGTTTATGTAAGTTCATCTGATGATCATAAAATTCAACGGGCTATTTCACTGGGCGCCAAAGCAGGAATAAATTATAGAAATGAAGATTGGGAAAAAGAGTTTATTAAAAATTTTGGTGGCATCGATTTAGTGGTCGATGGTGCAGCGGGCGATGGATTTTCCAAACTCGTCAAAATCTGTAATCCCGGAGCGAGGATAGTAGTTTACGGAGGAACTGGGGGTGTAATCAGCCAATTAATTCCGCAGCAAATTTTCTGGAAACAGATTTCTATTCTCGGTTCAACAATGGGTTCAGAAGAGGATTTTAAAAATATGATGAATCTGGTACTAAAGCACCAAATACATCCTGTAATTGATCAGGTTTTTCCATTCTCTGAAATTCAAGAAGCCTTCCGTAGAATGTCAGATGGCAAGCAATTTGGCAAGATTATTATGGAGATTGCTTCATGA
- a CDS encoding metallophosphoesterase family protein, with protein sequence MTRIAILSDTHGYIDDKLFYYLESCDEVWHAGDIGDLDIVDRLKAKIKSRIVYGNIDNHILRVSVPEVLVFNCESVKVLIIHIAGKMGSYSPEVRKLIAEHKPGILVCGHSHILKVGFDKKYQLLYINPGAYGVHGFHSIRTLIRFIIDGKDIKNMEVIEIPRNTNLTL encoded by the coding sequence ATGACAAGAATCGCTATTTTATCAGATACCCATGGGTATATCGACGATAAACTATTTTATTATCTGGAGTCTTGTGATGAAGTCTGGCATGCAGGTGATATTGGTGATCTTGACATAGTCGATCGACTGAAAGCAAAAATTAAGAGCCGCATAGTTTACGGAAACATAGATAATCATATCCTCCGTGTGAGTGTTCCGGAAGTCCTTGTTTTTAATTGTGAATCGGTAAAAGTATTAATTATCCATATTGCCGGCAAAATGGGCAGTTATTCCCCTGAAGTACGGAAACTAATAGCTGAACACAAGCCCGGAATTCTAGTTTGCGGTCACTCCCATATTCTTAAAGTTGGATTCGATAAAAAGTACCAACTTTTATACATTAATCCCGGAGCCTACGGCGTTCATGGCTTCCATTCTATTCGGACTTTGATAAGATTTATCATAGACGGAAAGGATATAAAAAATATGGAAGTCATTGAAATTCCTCGGAATACCAATCTTACCCTCTAG
- a CDS encoding NAD(P)-dependent glycerol-3-phosphate dehydrogenase has product MKIKEKALVGVVGAGSFGTTIATLLAHNADVLLFSRRKQIVDNINEHNTHINLTLSKRIRATDQIEEITQSCSLIFPVVPSASFRDTIKSMSPLLTPGHILIHGTKGLDLSDLPLNEISHIKISRKQIHTMSEVIRQETPVLRIGCLAGPNLYREILEGQPTACVIASEYDEVIKAGSEYLASKIFYVFGSYDLVGAEMAGALKNIIALASGMLAGKGMGKNIQAMLITRGLREMIEIGRAVGATHRSFLGTAGIGDLIATATSEKSRNFTFGYRFSQGESMQEIISSMDEIVEGVRTVQIAHQLAKYYQIRVPIIQMIFSVLFEQMELEKAIQYLMRYPYLPDVDFI; this is encoded by the coding sequence ATGAAAATTAAAGAAAAAGCATTGGTCGGCGTAGTTGGCGCCGGTAGCTTTGGCACCACCATAGCTACACTTTTGGCACATAATGCTGATGTTTTACTTTTTTCCAGGCGGAAGCAAATTGTCGACAACATCAACGAACACAATACCCACATTAATCTCACACTTTCAAAAAGAATCAGGGCGACGGATCAAATTGAGGAAATAACGCAATCCTGCAGTCTTATATTTCCTGTTGTCCCTTCAGCCAGTTTCAGAGATACGATCAAATCCATGAGTCCACTTCTGACACCGGGTCATATTCTGATTCACGGGACCAAAGGACTCGACCTTTCTGATTTGCCTTTGAATGAAATAAGCCATATTAAAATCTCCAGAAAGCAAATACACACCATGAGTGAGGTAATCCGACAAGAGACTCCTGTCCTTAGAATTGGATGTCTTGCAGGGCCGAATTTGTATCGGGAAATTTTAGAAGGCCAGCCCACAGCATGCGTTATAGCAAGTGAATACGATGAAGTGATCAAAGCCGGATCTGAATACCTGGCCAGTAAAATCTTTTACGTATTTGGTTCTTATGATCTTGTAGGCGCTGAAATGGCCGGCGCATTAAAGAACATTATTGCCCTTGCATCGGGAATGCTTGCCGGGAAAGGAATGGGAAAAAACATCCAGGCCATGTTGATCACCCGAGGATTAAGAGAAATGATCGAGATAGGGAGAGCTGTAGGAGCAACACACAGATCGTTTCTTGGCACTGCAGGAATTGGAGACCTTATCGCTACGGCAACCAGCGAAAAAAGTAGAAACTTCACTTTTGGGTACAGATTCAGCCAAGGAGAATCCATGCAAGAAATTATCAGTTCTATGGATGAAATTGTTGAAGGAGTAAGAACGGTTCAGATTGCACATCAATTGGCAAAATATTACCAAATTCGAGTGCCTATCATACAAATGATATTCAGTGTCTTATTTGAACAAATGGAGCTCGAAAAAGCCATCCAGTACCTCATGCGTTACCCATATCTTCCGGATGTTGACTTTATATAA
- a CDS encoding acetyl-CoA hydrolase/transferase family protein — translation MDIQYKNADEAVKVVRSGQRVFVQGSAATPMQLLSALERRASELNKVEIVALTTFGEMCLAKPEYKESFYFNSLFVSSNIRDAVQRGMGSYIPVFLSEIPRLFNQKILPIDVALVHVSPPDAHGYCSLGVSVDISLAAVKNAKYIIAQVNPNMPRTHGDGILHHSEINCCVYVEDPLPEINYSKSAGETESRIGKHCAALIEDGSTLQMGIGSIPDAVMGELYHHKDLGVHTEMFSDGVMHLCKAGVITNKYKKKHRRKVITTFVAGSKMLYEFIHDNPALAFLESDYVNDAYVIGKNPKVVSINGAIEIDLTGQICSDSIGTYQYSGVGGQMDFMRGAAMSEGGKPIIAISSTTSSGKSKILPFLKEGAGVVSTRANVHYVVTEYGVAYLYGKNLEQRAQELVKIAHPDFHEELDEAIFHRFGKKFF, via the coding sequence ATGGACATACAATATAAAAACGCAGATGAGGCAGTAAAGGTCGTTCGATCGGGGCAACGTGTTTTTGTTCAGGGAAGTGCAGCTACGCCAATGCAATTATTAAGCGCACTGGAACGGAGAGCTTCCGAACTTAACAAAGTGGAAATTGTGGCATTAACCACATTCGGTGAAATGTGTCTGGCCAAACCTGAATACAAAGAGTCCTTTTATTTTAATTCGTTGTTTGTTTCATCCAATATTCGAGATGCTGTCCAGCGCGGAATGGGAAGTTATATTCCGGTATTTTTAAGTGAGATCCCAAGGCTCTTTAATCAAAAAATTCTACCAATAGATGTAGCCTTAGTTCATGTGTCCCCCCCGGATGCCCATGGATATTGTAGCCTTGGGGTATCTGTGGATATTAGTTTGGCTGCTGTCAAGAACGCAAAATATATTATCGCGCAGGTAAATCCCAATATGCCCAGAACACATGGTGATGGTATTCTTCATCATTCAGAAATCAATTGTTGTGTGTATGTAGAGGATCCGTTGCCTGAAATAAATTACAGCAAGAGTGCCGGAGAAACGGAAAGTAGAATAGGCAAGCATTGTGCTGCTTTAATAGAAGATGGGTCCACTTTACAGATGGGCATTGGATCTATACCGGATGCGGTTATGGGTGAATTATACCACCATAAAGATCTTGGTGTCCATACAGAAATGTTTTCTGATGGGGTTATGCATTTATGTAAAGCCGGCGTGATTACAAACAAATACAAAAAGAAACATCGGCGAAAAGTGATCACTACTTTTGTAGCGGGGAGTAAAATGTTGTATGAATTTATTCATGACAACCCTGCATTAGCGTTTCTTGAATCTGACTATGTAAATGATGCCTACGTCATTGGTAAAAACCCAAAAGTAGTTTCTATTAATGGGGCCATTGAAATTGATCTGACCGGACAAATTTGTTCTGACTCCATAGGGACTTATCAGTATTCCGGTGTTGGAGGGCAAATGGATTTTATGAGGGGAGCAGCAATGTCTGAAGGAGGGAAACCAATTATAGCGATTTCTTCAACCACGAGCAGCGGCAAATCCAAGATCTTACCATTTCTGAAAGAAGGGGCCGGAGTAGTCAGTACACGTGCCAATGTTCACTATGTGGTTACCGAATATGGGGTTGCTTATTTATATGGTAAAAATTTAGAACAAAGGGCCCAGGAATTGGTAAAAATTGCCCATCCTGATTTTCATGAAGAGCTGGATGAAGCCATATTTCATCGATTTGGAAAAAAATTCTTCTAA